A window of Chloracidobacterium sp. N contains these coding sequences:
- a CDS encoding L-lactate dehydrogenase: MAIQKRTVGVIGTGNVGVAAAYALFMQQTASDLILLDKDQCRAEGEALDLMHGQTFAGPTRVRVGTYADLSEAQVIVMTAGVGQRPGETRLDLMERNVAVFRAILTELDRHAPTALLVIATNPVDVLTYVAQELSTRPPQRILGTGTMLDTARFRSLLGEHYGVDPRSVHAYILGEHGDTEFPVWSDARIGGLRLVGNTINGRPYDRPALDAIFERTRRSAYDIIERKGYTNLAIGLVIARLVQTILDGQHSVLPVSVRLQGEYGISGVCLSLPAIVSENGLETSILPELDDAELAAMHHSANVLRERIGEALPGHAGQEPKTQGAG, encoded by the coding sequence ATGGCGATTCAGAAACGAACGGTAGGCGTGATCGGCACCGGCAATGTTGGCGTTGCCGCTGCTTATGCCCTGTTTATGCAGCAGACGGCGAGCGACCTCATTCTGCTCGACAAGGACCAGTGCCGCGCGGAAGGCGAAGCCCTCGACCTGATGCACGGACAGACCTTTGCCGGCCCCACGCGGGTGCGGGTCGGCACCTATGCCGACCTGTCCGAAGCGCAGGTCATCGTCATGACTGCCGGCGTCGGCCAGCGCCCTGGCGAAACCCGGCTCGACCTGATGGAACGCAATGTTGCCGTCTTTCGCGCCATCCTGACCGAACTTGACCGCCACGCGCCGACAGCCCTGCTGGTCATCGCCACCAATCCGGTGGACGTGCTCACGTATGTTGCCCAGGAGCTTTCCACGCGCCCACCGCAGCGCATCCTCGGAACCGGAACGATGCTGGACACGGCACGTTTCCGAAGCCTGCTTGGTGAACACTACGGCGTGGACCCACGCTCGGTGCACGCTTACATCCTGGGCGAGCACGGCGACACGGAATTTCCGGTCTGGAGCGATGCCCGCATCGGCGGCCTGCGCCTCGTGGGCAACACCATTAACGGCCGGCCCTACGACCGTCCGGCGCTGGATGCCATCTTTGAGCGGACGCGCCGCAGCGCCTACGACATCATCGAGCGGAAAGGTTACACCAACCTCGCCATCGGATTGGTCATCGCGCGGCTGGTGCAGACGATTCTCGATGGACAGCACAGCGTGTTGCCCGTCAGTGTGCGGCTTCAGGGTGAGTACGGTATCTCCGGCGTCTGCCTGAGTCTGCCGGCTATCGTCAGCGAGAATGGACTCGAAACGAGTATTCTACCGGAACTGGATGACGCCGAACTGGCGGCGATGCACCATTCGGCCAACGTCCTGCGCGAACGCATCGGCGAAGCCCTGCCCGGTCACGCCGGACAGGAACCGAAAACCCAGGGAGCCGGGTGA
- a CDS encoding protein kinase domain-containing protein produces MSNPYLNRVAIRDPAQFYGRRREVARIFSRLGADRPQSIAVVGDRRIGKSSLLNYLCVPEVRRQHLARPDEYVFVFMDLQQRRRVVLDDFLQTWLVEIQRSAAMPVTEKPGFDGIHAVLNQLRAERRKLIAIFDEFDVLTSNRSFSADFFAFLRSLANNYEVAYVTSSGRELQELCHADQIADSPFFNIFTNIYLRAFPDADAYELITRPSEQGGLPLAPYAEDIRCLSGNFPFYLQIACSIYFEQLQDAGRLDIPAIEEAFDDEVRGHFRYLWEHFSADERAVCQAMANGQPVLREHTYVFEDFKRAGYILTGSDGKPRWFSRRFLPVVLHPGRGGSGEYVAVPPTLEMPAARRATSRDTARRLGVEGPPPVPSHLGRFEVIERLGGGGMGEVFLARDAELGRKVAIKVLKACYAHQAETRQRFLREARMVSSLNHPHIATLYEIGEADGLPYLVMEYVRGKTIAQHLREQGPFPCAEVCRIGAQAAEGLAAAHAIGVIHRDIKPSNLQLDAQGNVRIIDFGLAKLDATAGWTQLSSSDDHLRAVSDITEAGVLVGTVTYMSPEQATNDTQVSLAGDVFSLGIVLYEMTTGRLPFDGKSYYDVMDAILHATPAPIRDWRPDAPVALVRAIDAALAKKPEARPTAAALAGMLRQAAQSPAVSSVT; encoded by the coding sequence ATGTCGAATCCCTACCTCAACCGGGTTGCGATTCGTGACCCAGCCCAGTTTTACGGACGGCGGCGGGAAGTGGCCCGCATTTTTTCCCGCCTTGGCGCCGACCGTCCGCAGTCCATCGCCGTCGTGGGTGATCGGCGCATCGGCAAGTCGTCGCTGTTGAACTATTTGTGCGTCCCCGAGGTGCGGCGCCAGCACCTTGCCCGCCCTGACGAATACGTGTTCGTCTTCATGGACCTTCAGCAGCGCCGGCGGGTGGTGCTCGACGATTTCCTGCAGACCTGGCTGGTGGAAATTCAGCGCAGCGCCGCCATGCCCGTGACGGAAAAACCGGGTTTCGACGGTATCCATGCCGTCCTCAACCAGTTGCGGGCCGAGCGGCGCAAACTCATCGCCATTTTCGATGAGTTTGACGTACTGACCTCGAACCGGTCGTTTTCGGCGGACTTCTTTGCCTTTCTGCGCTCCCTGGCCAACAACTACGAAGTTGCCTACGTGACTTCTTCCGGGCGTGAACTCCAGGAGTTGTGCCACGCCGACCAGATTGCCGACTCGCCCTTTTTCAACATCTTCACGAACATCTACCTGCGGGCCTTTCCCGACGCAGACGCCTATGAACTCATCACCCGTCCGTCCGAACAGGGCGGTCTCCCACTGGCCCCCTATGCCGAGGACATCCGGTGCCTGAGCGGAAACTTCCCGTTTTACCTGCAAATCGCCTGCTCGATTTATTTCGAGCAGCTCCAGGATGCGGGTCGCCTCGACATCCCGGCCATCGAGGAGGCCTTCGACGACGAAGTGCGGGGTCACTTTCGCTACCTCTGGGAGCACTTTTCCGCCGATGAACGTGCTGTCTGTCAGGCAATGGCCAACGGTCAGCCGGTGCTGCGCGAGCACACCTACGTGTTTGAGGATTTCAAGCGCGCCGGGTACATCCTCACCGGGTCCGACGGCAAGCCCCGCTGGTTCTCCCGGCGCTTTCTGCCCGTGGTGCTGCATCCCGGACGCGGCGGCAGCGGTGAGTATGTGGCCGTCCCGCCGACCCTTGAAATGCCGGCCGCGCGGCGCGCCACGTCACGGGACACAGCGCGTCGCCTCGGGGTGGAGGGGCCGCCGCCTGTGCCTTCCCACCTGGGACGTTTCGAGGTCATCGAGCGGCTCGGCGGCGGCGGCATGGGGGAGGTGTTTCTGGCCCGCGATGCGGAGCTTGGGCGCAAGGTCGCCATCAAGGTGCTCAAAGCCTGCTATGCCCATCAGGCGGAAACCCGTCAGCGTTTTCTGCGGGAAGCGCGGATGGTGTCGAGCCTCAACCATCCCCACATCGCCACCCTGTACGAAATCGGGGAAGCCGACGGGCTGCCCTATCTCGTGATGGAATACGTCCGGGGCAAAACCATTGCCCAGCACCTCCGTGAACAGGGGCCGTTTCCCTGCGCTGAAGTGTGTCGGATTGGCGCCCAGGCCGCCGAGGGCCTGGCTGCCGCCCATGCCATTGGTGTCATTCACCGCGACATCAAACCTTCCAACCTGCAACTCGATGCCCAGGGCAACGTGCGCATCATTGACTTCGGCCTGGCCAAGCTCGATGCCACGGCGGGCTGGACCCAGCTCTCCAGTTCGGATGATCACCTGCGCGCCGTGTCGGACATCACCGAAGCCGGGGTTCTGGTTGGAACCGTCACCTACATGTCGCCCGAACAGGCAACCAATGACACCCAGGTATCCCTGGCCGGAGATGTGTTTTCGTTGGGCATCGTGCTGTACGAAATGACGACCGGCCGGCTGCCGTTCGATGGGAAGTCCTACTACGACGTGATGGATGCCATTTTGCATGCCACCCCCGCGCCCATTCGGGACTGGCGGCCCGACGCGCCAGTGGCACTGGTGCGCGCGATTGACGCCGCCCTCGCCAAAAAACCGGAAGCGCGTCCCACGGCGGCCGCTCTGGCCGGGATGCTGCGGCAGGCGGCTCAGTCCCCAGCCGTTTCTTCCGTCACCTGA
- a CDS encoding STT3 domain-containing protein: MATTLAPPPTGVRRLLYRSAVMLALIYLLGLAIRLSNLDGVFTDFGIFPISTDSFYHLRRIHFAVAHGLQVPDVDHYVNFPDGARVNWPFGFDWLYAFVAQATYTLFQGSGRPDEGWTTAVACWLTPLLGAFTPCLGYAIATRLGGVWAGVTAGLILAWLPSLWVVCAVGYVDHHVFESLCTGLYLWAVVREHPANRHGVVAGSALAIGLLCATILPLLVGLHALVTLGGSLLYRSEPAARQAHLRVSLWAWLTLLIWLAPFVATRMAEPHGVNPALMTAWLAGWLAAGATLIALGWTTAGKDNSQSWHRQSGWFLAWAGLGVGVLPRLWPGEVWHFVQYGVQHIGAADPWLATIFESQPLLQSSFADTTNNYTGFLWLLPLAWVAVAREAWPKSRPDAVPHWMIWGVSLLTTGLALLQLKFSGLFAVPFAVVIALALVRLPDWLARWSQHQTRRWAILPAVLFAGMLAPTVNFTIGAPTYLVSPTGAFVDAEPTLRWLATHTPATSPRGDAPHDYAVLCDWTPGHWVIGVAGRPTVASPLGHTQPLRMGIRDGAAMLVLPPEASFQLMEARRVRYVLITPLSPKATAHNAAWDPATGTSTPWEDWNERMKASLYARLVADEGIPRGDAALTQLRLVCESDFETDYPLFKQPHAAAKVFERVPGALITGQTTPGARVQISTRIRTYFQREFDYLDEVVADAEGRFARRVPYAQQKSPLTTLAAVAPYRIVTPEGVFAAVATEADITQGRTLQLTQVTEETAGD; the protein is encoded by the coding sequence ATGGCAACCACGCTGGCTCCGCCGCCGACCGGCGTGCGCCGTCTGCTGTACCGTTCGGCCGTGATGCTGGCGCTCATCTATCTGCTGGGGCTTGCCATCCGGCTTTCCAATCTCGACGGCGTCTTCACGGATTTCGGCATCTTTCCGATTTCGACGGACTCGTTCTACCACCTGCGCCGCATTCATTTCGCGGTCGCGCACGGCCTGCAGGTGCCCGACGTGGATCACTACGTCAACTTTCCCGATGGCGCGCGCGTCAACTGGCCCTTTGGGTTCGACTGGCTCTATGCCTTTGTGGCGCAGGCGACCTACACCCTTTTCCAGGGGAGCGGCCGGCCGGATGAGGGCTGGACAACGGCTGTCGCCTGCTGGCTGACGCCGCTCCTCGGAGCGTTCACGCCTTGCCTGGGCTATGCCATTGCCACCCGCCTGGGCGGCGTCTGGGCCGGAGTGACGGCCGGACTTATCCTCGCCTGGCTGCCCTCGCTCTGGGTGGTGTGCGCCGTGGGCTATGTGGATCACCACGTTTTTGAGTCGCTCTGCACGGGACTCTACCTGTGGGCCGTCGTGCGGGAGCATCCGGCAAACCGGCACGGAGTCGTGGCTGGCAGCGCCCTCGCCATTGGGCTGCTCTGTGCCACCATCCTGCCCCTGCTCGTCGGGCTGCACGCCCTGGTCACCCTGGGGGGATCGCTTCTGTACCGTTCCGAGCCGGCAGCCCGGCAGGCGCACCTGCGCGTCAGTCTCTGGGCGTGGCTGACGCTTCTCATCTGGCTGGCGCCCTTTGTCGCAACCCGGATGGCCGAACCCCACGGTGTCAACCCGGCGCTCATGACGGCCTGGCTGGCTGGCTGGCTGGCAGCCGGGGCCACACTGATCGCTTTGGGCTGGACGACGGCAGGTAAGGACAACAGCCAAAGCTGGCACCGGCAGAGCGGGTGGTTTCTGGCCTGGGCCGGGCTGGGTGTCGGCGTCCTGCCCCGCCTGTGGCCAGGCGAGGTCTGGCATTTCGTGCAGTACGGCGTGCAGCACATCGGCGCGGCCGATCCGTGGCTGGCGACGATTTTCGAGAGCCAGCCGTTGCTTCAGTCGTCCTTTGCCGACACCACGAACAACTACACCGGCTTTCTCTGGCTGCTGCCGTTGGCGTGGGTGGCCGTGGCACGGGAGGCGTGGCCGAAGTCCCGGCCGGACGCCGTTCCGCACTGGATGATCTGGGGTGTTTCCCTGCTCACGACAGGATTGGCGCTGCTTCAGCTCAAGTTCAGCGGCCTGTTTGCCGTCCCCTTTGCCGTGGTCATCGCCTTGGCGCTGGTTCGGCTGCCGGACTGGCTGGCCCGCTGGTCACAACATCAGACGCGCCGCTGGGCCATCCTCCCGGCCGTGCTGTTTGCCGGAATGCTGGCCCCGACGGTCAACTTCACCATTGGCGCGCCAACCTATCTCGTCTCACCGACCGGAGCGTTCGTGGATGCCGAACCCACCCTGCGCTGGCTGGCAACGCATACGCCGGCGACGAGTCCACGGGGTGATGCCCCCCATGATTACGCCGTTCTGTGTGACTGGACGCCCGGCCACTGGGTCATCGGGGTTGCCGGCCGACCAACCGTGGCGTCCCCGCTCGGTCACACGCAACCACTGCGCATGGGCATCCGCGACGGCGCGGCCATGCTGGTATTGCCGCCGGAAGCGTCTTTTCAGCTTATGGAAGCGCGGCGGGTGCGCTACGTCCTCATCACGCCGCTCTCACCCAAAGCGACGGCGCACAATGCCGCCTGGGACCCGGCCACCGGAACATCAACCCCATGGGAAGACTGGAACGAACGGATGAAAGCTTCGCTCTATGCCCGGCTGGTGGCCGATGAAGGTATTCCCCGGGGTGACGCAGCACTGACCCAACTCCGTCTGGTGTGTGAAAGCGACTTTGAAACGGACTATCCTCTGTTCAAGCAGCCGCATGCGGCCGCCAAGGTCTTCGAGCGCGTGCCGGGCGCGCTCATCACCGGACAGACCACCCCCGGCGCGCGGGTGCAGATCAGCACGCGCATTCGGACGTATTTCCAACGCGAGTTCGATTACCTGGATGAAGTCGTGGCCGATGCTGAAGGGCGCTTTGCCCGGCGGGTTCCGTATGCCCAGCAGAAGTCGCCGCTCACCACGCTGGCCGCCGTGGCTCCCTACCGCATCGTGACCCCGGAAGGTGTCTTTGCCGCCGTGGCCACCGAAGCCGACATCACCCAGGGGCGGACGCTGCAGCTGACTCAGGTGACGGAAGAAACGGCTGGGGACTGA